A window of Liolophura sinensis isolate JHLJ2023 chromosome 4, CUHK_Ljap_v2, whole genome shotgun sequence genomic DNA:
TGCACTCAGACTTAAATCAGGTTAACTGAAGTATAACCTTCTTCAAACAATATGATGCTTGCAAACACTGCTGTGTCTTGTTTGCTGGACAGTACATTTTGAACACCACCAAATAACAACTGAAATGTCTCATCTAAAGACAATTTTCAGACCTGAAAACGACCTCAACGTTTCAGCTGAGTTTTTTTAACCAGGGCTGTCTCCCTTGGTTTTCACGAGCTATAACGAGGCCAATAGGGTGACCGTGTGTAATCGTCGGCCAATAGCTGGAGCAGTGACTGATGTGGTTTCTTGCTTGCCGTGGTTACCAGGGTGTTCACTGCATACTGGGACACGCTGTTTCGTTACCTCATCTTCATTAACCAGTCCTGATGCCTCGCGATATGGTTTTGCTATGTACCCGTGCGTTTTAACAGAGGCGGACGTCGGTGGCCTGCTGGGTTTTCAAACGTGATTGTTGGGAAACCGACACCATATGGTAGAGTTCAACTTATTTTTTTGTAAGTCACAACTTTTTAAGTacttacatggacagttagaataaatccttgAGATAGAAGCCGGTTTCAGTTTAACAGTACTGATCAGAAAGTGGGCTGACAGACGTTTGGATACGCTCTAATAACGGCTGATAAACTTCTAGATGGAGACCCCACCGTACGTTAAAGGGTAACGAGCAGATTGCGGAATTTGCCTTGTCATTTAAATCGGGTTAGATGAACACTTGAATTCGTCATCAAAAGTCGAACTTCTTGAGTgcataattcatttatttcattttgtgttaGATACTATAAATAGCCCAACTCCATAATAACATCGCGAAAAGATCTCATGCAAAGATAATGCAACAGAATAAGATAATCACTGTTACAAAACTTACTTTCCCAAACTTGTAAAATTGAGATTTTGTTTCACATCCATGGGATGTATATTTATGAAGAGCGTGACATAGATATAAGCAGTTCCCCAGTGTGTTTACATGGATGAAAAACCCATCCGTTTTTACTACATTGAGAAGAGAAGAGTCGTACGAACGTATATCTAGGTTTACAGGGATACCATACAAGCAGATTTTTCTGaagctgaaaatgactttaTTTTCAGCATACTGAGCTCAAATTGAGACTACCAGGGCAGGTTACAAACTAAAACACATTAGAATTTACAGAACTGAACATCTAGACATAAGtggaaataaaactgttgaGACCTTTTAATTTATCATCTAAACCAAGGATCAATAGTAAAGTGGGGGTTACTTCATATTAGAATAAATTCATCATTGAAGTTCCCAGTTAGTATTCTATATGGACCTTATTTGTTATTACTTCGATCACCCAGGAAATATAATCCACGTGTAGCGGTGTCTCCGGCTAAGCTGCCGGAAGATTTTGAGTAATCGAAGAGTGTAGACGCATAGATTCATAGCCTTTGCACGCCTGGGTACTCGTGGTGGTTTTTTACCCCAAGGCTAGGCctctacacatatataccttgTACTTTGTTGACGACTGGTattcaaatgtctgtttcgatgcattgAATCGTACTCCTCGGATTAAACAAATCGTCACGATCGTAAGGTTAGGATTCTAAGATTCATTTCAGTTTCTCTGACACATGGTTTCTAGTTTGCTCGTCTACAGAGATCCATTAGACAAATGAAATGTCTCCCATTGAAGTTATTTTAGAGACGGGTGCTCTTCAGCAGCATTTGATTGTTCCTGTTTTCTACCTATAGGAGTAAAAGGAAAAACCCTCCACAAAATACTTGTACTCACTTGGGAAATATACAACGTTATGACCTGGCAAACTTAGAGGGGAACCTAGTTTGTAACACATTCCAGACTGTCAAAATCTGTGCGGCATTCACTGTATCACAGGTCAATCAAAAGTTATGATTTCAATGATCCACCCAAAATAAAAGTACCATCTGATAGGAACTGACATAGTTTTTCACCTGGACACGTCATACAAAAAGTCATTCCCGGGATCATCGCTGTTCCAGAAGGTCAGATGTGCTTGCACAAACTTCTCACGTGATATCACGCCATTTCCGTCCACATCTACTCTCTTGAATCCATCTTTCATAAAATCTTCGTCTTCCACTCCGTActaaaaaaattctgttttcttctgtacAAATAACGCCATCTTTGTTCAGGTCGATAAGGTCAAATATTTTCGCATAGTTTAGGCGAGTTTTCTTCCTTTGTTCTTTGGAGTCCCCCCCAGTGCAGTAGATTATGGCTCAGTGTGTAGCGTTTGAAATTGGAAcagtaatattttcttttccatcACAATACACTTCCCACCAATGCAGCAGAAATGTTTCAACTTTCAGCTTCTCTACAGCTGTGCTTGGACAGCTGTGCGAAATTTTTCATCGACAGTTCATGATCTGACTTACTAAAAATTCCATTATTGTTCGCTTTGAGGAAGTACGATTTGATGTTTTTGCTACGGTAATCACTGATTGTGAGGTCGTCTTCACATATATTGAAGCCATctggttaaaagaaaaactACCATAGGTAGAGACCATAGAAATGTTAATGAATTATATGTCGACTGTGATGGCTGTAATATACCAGAGAGGTACTTCAGAGACGGCAAAGTACTAAATCCATGCGtcaaaatagacattcgtataccagccataaCCAATAAGgctgttccaggtcaataatcacaaggccaattccacaaaccacgtataacacaaaccaacaaagaactaagaaggtTTATAAAGTACAGAAATAGGACAGGATCATACAAAGACAAGCAGTCAGCAGTTCTccatgatgttggaaaggcgcaaggtatgttcttggcgactgagtgaaatcagtattcaaatcgtgtaccatgcgagaatatcagttgtcgataacaatatatgtatctcagttgccctttgattgcaactgttcatatatccaaagtggctATCGAATTTAACATACTAAAGCCACTGAAAGTATATGGATTGCAACTTAACATTGAACTAATAGTTAAATTATcttatttacagttttataacTCACTTTCCGTGTTGAGAATTGATATGCTTCGATAATAAAGAAAACGTGAAGTACAGATCTAACAgctattaaatatatttactcaAAACACACGACCACTGGAAGTGGCAGAAGTGTGCATTGTTATCAAAGATACTACTTTGAAACATCAGAATAGCCGGTGTTAAACTCTTAATGAAAGAGACTGTGAGAAAAAGATGTGTACACATTTCAAACTTTTACAACCTTTTCTTGCTCGACGTTAGGGCTTGTCACTTGAGGAGTTTGGGGGCGTTCTTTGCATATTCCCACAGAACTCCAGGATGGCCCCTGTATTCGACTGGGTAAAAGACCAGTTGGCAGAAGAACAACACAGCAACGAGATCAATCGGAGACGAGGTGTTTCAGTATGCAGACTACACGCTCCCCATTgcttttattcatttcttccTAAGAGGTACACACTTGACATGGGTGCATGTACCAATCACGCATTAGAACCAAGGTCACTAGGATTACTTGTACATTGACCACACCAGTGGTCAGCACTTATGTTGACCTGTGTCAAGGCAAGGGGCGTATCTGCCCGCTAGATATATAATTACACTGCAGTCCGCATTTAAAACGTTCATACCAtaacgacatatacacaaaatatgatGAACTGGTCAAACCACTCAGTGCTGGCAGAACAAAGATAAACTGAACGACGGAAACCTACTgcaagtgggcgtacatactctgacaCACATTAGTacctatatgtatacacataccgCATGCGCAGTTCAAACCACACCGAAATTATAATAATTTCTACAACATGCGTACAAAGAAGCACCATAATTTTAATCGTGTTATGAATCTGCTAGAAAACTTTCATTACAATTACTGTATCAATTCCTGGGGACCTGTGTCCTACTGTCTGTTTCTAGGActgtataaaacaccagtgaaacaaatcaaataaagctTTCTTTGAAAAGGAGTTCGGCTAATCATGCCATAAATCTGTTGGAAAACTTTTATTACAAGGCAGACTGTATCTATTCCTTTAGTGGGGACCTGTGTCCTACTGTCTGTTTCTAGGActgtataaaacaccagtgaaacaaatcaaataaagctTTCTTTGAAAAGGAGTTCGGCTAATCATGCCATAAATCTGTTGGGAAACTTTTATTACAAGGCAGACTGTATCTATTCCTTTAGTGGGGACCTGTGTCCTACTGTCTGTTTCTAGGACTGTATAAAACACcagagaaataaatcaaataaagctTTCTTTGAAAAGGAGTTTGGTTAATCATGCCATAAATCTGTTGGAAAACTTTTATTACAAGGCAGACTGTATCGCTTCCTTGCATAGAGGGTCCGTGGCCTGTGTATAATATACAGTCTGTTTGCAGTACAGTGTagaacacaaataaaattaaaccttTCTTTAAAAAAGAGACAATTCAGTTTTGATCAGAGTTGGGTTAACCATGCTATAAATCTGTTAGAAAACCTTAATTACAGGTCTTACTCTATCACGTATTTTTATAGAGGGCCTGTGGCCTATGTGAAACGTCCTGTGTGTTTGTAGGACAGGTTCACTTAGACACGTCATACAGGTACTCACATCCATTCTCAGGATCATCGCTGTACCAGAAGGCAACATGAGCCTCCACATACTCTTCACGTGAAATCAGTCCATCTCTGTCCTCATCGATTCTTTTGAAAACAGCGTTGATAAAATCTTCGTCATGGACTCTGTAGGATTTGTAATAAATACGTAGCTCTTCGGCTGTGATAGATCCATCTTTGTTGCGGTCTACAAGGTCAAACATCTGCCCGTGAGCTGCTCGAGTTTTGTTTTGTGCTTCTGTGAGGTCTTTAGTAGTGCAGAAGGCTATGGCGCGTTGAACAACTTCTGGAATAGGAACTTTAGTAACATTTTCCTTCCCACCACGATAAAATTCCCACCAGTGTGTTAAGGTTCTTTCCATGTGTTCAACCTCCTTAGTACTGGCGTTACAAACCTCAGCCATATTCATCACCGCCAATTCGTGATCTTCTTTAGTAATGAATCCATCATTATTAGCATTGAGAAACTTACAGTAAGATCTGATTTTGTTGATACGATAGTCGCTGATGCCCGTAGTCGCTTGCGTAGACATTTGCGCCATCTAGTTAAAAGAAATACATTCATGGGTTAAGAGCAGGGAAGCTCAAATGAAATATGATATACGATAATATATTCCTTAGTACGCTTACATTCAGACTAAAACACatgtttataaacacatttctttcaCAATTTATAAACGTGTCATAGTGTTTCTTCAAAAGCTATATATCTGGCAAGCCAAAAGATGTTTATATTATAGTAATATGGTGgatattttcagcaaaaaacaaataatccaGTAAAAGTGGCTTATTTATCTACTTACAtaatgtttcacaccatactcgaCAATATATCGCttgggttgctggcagactccccccccccccccgatgtATGACAGGAAAAGAAGTCATCATGAGTTTAGAGTACTCGCATTGGTTAGATTGTCCTAGGTCCCGCTTACCAATTAAATATGGATTCGTTATTAAGTGTAAAAAATCCAATAAACATCCACGGGTGTCTGATAAAGTAAACACTCACATTTTATCGGAAATTTACACTTATTAACacaaagtcatgtttactgcattatgtttatttactggatATATCTAGCACATTATTGCataaccatttcacatgtttacaacacatCCCTCTAATTGCTAAACATAATCTTTGTGAAAACCAACATGGCCAGCTTAAAAACTGTAACACCACTGTGTTTATGAACGGAACACTTAAGAAGAACTTAATTACGCCCCCACGCGCCGCcgcttcccccccccccccaacttcTGCTTTACTATggcaattttgtacacatgcgaTTAATGTTATTCTGTATCAAGAGACTGTAAAATGTGTCTGGCTGTAAACTGTGTGACCTATTGACTAACAAAAAACGACAAAATGACTGGAAACCATGTGTGTTTCAATGATAACACACATTCACTTCTGTCATCAGTGGTTTTAATGTCAAACAATGGCTTTACAAC
This region includes:
- the LOC135464466 gene encoding luciferin-binding protein-like, which translates into the protein MAQMSTQATTGISDYRINKIRSYCKFLNANNDGFITKEDHELAVMNMAEVCNASTKEVEHMERTLTHWWEFYRGGKENVTKVPIPEVVQRAIAFCTTKDLTEAQNKTRAAHGQMFDLVDRNKDGSITAEELRIYYKSYRVHDEDFINAVFKRIDEDRDGLISREEYVEAHVAFWYSDDPENGCEYLYDVSK